Proteins encoded by one window of Candidatus Methylomirabilota bacterium:
- a CDS encoding NAD(P)-dependent oxidoreductase, with product MTTGERVTIVVPGDDPPQIQGSAELTRLERYGDVALYTDRPRTLEEQIARAKDAVCLVNTRGAVKWPAEALRALPRLRMATVCGIGTDAFDLRAARELGIVVCNIPGRTAPIVAEHAFGLMLAAAKRAYFQTAQLKAGRWKTQIDNVYLRGKTLGIVGAGSIGAAMARLGQALGMDIVAWTFTPTPERAAALGVRFLALDELLRAADVVSLHVRLTPESRGLIGARELGLMKRGAILVNTARGAVVDEAALVAALRSGHLGAAALDVFDQEPLPADHPILGCEQVVLTPHNADQTPEGLELLNAGVVDNVIAFLEGRPQNVVT from the coding sequence ATGACCACGGGCGAGCGAGTCACCATCGTCGTGCCGGGAGACGACCCGCCGCAGATCCAGGGCTCGGCCGAGCTCACGCGGCTCGAGCGCTACGGAGACGTCGCCCTCTACACCGACCGGCCCCGCACGCTCGAGGAGCAGATCGCGCGCGCCAAGGACGCCGTCTGTCTCGTGAACACCCGGGGCGCCGTGAAGTGGCCGGCCGAGGCCTTGCGGGCCCTGCCCCGGCTCCGCATGGCCACGGTGTGCGGCATCGGGACCGACGCCTTCGACCTCCGGGCCGCCCGCGAGCTCGGGATCGTGGTGTGCAACATTCCGGGCCGGACGGCCCCCATCGTGGCCGAGCACGCCTTCGGCCTGATGCTGGCGGCAGCCAAGCGCGCCTACTTCCAGACGGCCCAGCTCAAGGCGGGCCGCTGGAAGACGCAGATCGACAACGTCTATCTGCGCGGGAAGACCCTCGGGATCGTCGGCGCCGGGAGCATCGGCGCGGCCATGGCGCGGCTCGGCCAGGCCCTCGGCATGGACATCGTGGCCTGGACGTTCACGCCCACGCCCGAGCGGGCGGCGGCGCTCGGTGTCCGCTTCCTGGCCCTCGACGAGCTGCTCCGAGCGGCCGACGTCGTGAGCCTCCACGTGCGGCTGACGCCCGAGAGCCGCGGGCTCATCGGGGCTCGCGAGCTCGGCCTCATGAAGCGGGGCGCCATCCTGGTGAACACCGCGCGGGGGGCGGTCGTCGACGAGGCGGCGCTGGTGGCGGCGCTCCGGTCGGGGCACCTCGGCGCCGCCGCCCTGGACGTGTTCGACCAGGAGCCGCTGCCGGCCGACCATCCGATCCTCGGCTGCGAGCAGGTCGTGCTGACGCCCCACAACGCCGATCAGACGCCCGAGGGGCTGGAGCTCCTCAACGCGGGCGTCGTCGACAACGTCATCGCCTTCCTGGAGGGCCGACCCCAGAACGTCGTGACCTGA